A region of Candidatus Megaera polyxenophila DNA encodes the following proteins:
- a CDS encoding ankyrin and tpr repeat domain-containing protein, whose translation MKARDLFNESLTIYYNYFRPDHVTAAWVMFHLGNTYKHSKDYDKAQKLLSQALTIYKQNYGENHTQTAGIINSLGEVSMLKGDLELAKSLFNQALNIYKQKKHPEAYISLENLSSLFFKKYEQERNSNNIKKSDSFKVQSLDCLTQALEIVTKSFPYDSVHIQRIQSKLKNQNLFSEIL comes from the coding sequence TTGAAAGCCAGAGATCTGTTTAATGAGAGTTTGACCATTTACTACAATTACTTTAGGCCAGATCATGTAACAGCTGCTTGGGTAATGTTTCACTTAGGAAATACTTATAAGCATTCAAAAGATTATGACAAAGCACAAAAATTATTGAGCCAAGCTCTTACCATTTATAAACAGAATTATGGTGAGAATCATACCCAAACCGCTGGAATTATAAACAGCTTAGGAGAAGTTAGTATGCTAAAGGGGGATTTAGAGCTAGCTAAAAGTTTATTTAACCAAGCTTTAAATATATATAAGCAAAAAAAGCACCCAGAAGCTTACATTTCACTAGAGAATTTAAGCAGTTTGTTTTTTAAAAAATATGAACAGGAAAGGAATAGTAACAATATAAAGAAATCAGATAGTTTTAAAGTACAATCTCTTGATTGTTTAACTCAGGCTCTTGAAATAGTGACAAAATCCTTCCCATATGACTCTGTACATATTCAAAGAATTCAATCTAAGCTTAAGAATCAGAATCTTTTCTCGGAGATTCTATGA
- a CDS encoding transposase: MRKSNIIDYKNPTQNLVTDVLSEFLRESAQKMLQLAIEEEVQNFISSYQDKLLTNGSKQVVRNGYLPERNIQTGIGEVAVKVPRVRDRGKEDIKFSSNLIPQYMRRTVTIDVLLPLLYLKGISTTDFADSFEPILGSKPKNLSPNVISRLKSEWYDQYLLWQRRDLTKKKYVYFWVDGIYLQARMESEKNCILVIIGVDEYGKKELVAIDDGFRESKESWQGLLLDIKSRGLIHSPALAVGDGALGFWGALTEEYPTTVHQRCWVHKTSNILNKLPKSQQAKAKQMIHNIYMASSREEAESSWKKFILAYSAKYPKATECLLKNEKELLAFYDFPGEHWIHLRTTNPIESTFATVKHRTRKSRNCFSRNTIIAATYKLFLEAEKRWKPLRGKNRIAQVINMEKFIDGIHVSEISNDNLNEKKYVA, encoded by the coding sequence ATGAGAAAGAGTAATATAATTGATTATAAAAATCCAACACAAAATTTAGTAACAGATGTATTAAGTGAGTTTTTAAGGGAGTCAGCTCAAAAAATGTTGCAACTAGCTATAGAGGAAGAGGTACAAAATTTTATATCATCCTACCAAGATAAGTTACTTACTAATGGGAGTAAACAAGTCGTCCGCAATGGCTACTTACCTGAGCGCAACATACAAACCGGTATAGGAGAGGTAGCAGTAAAAGTACCACGGGTAAGAGATAGAGGTAAAGAGGATATAAAATTCTCTTCTAATCTGATTCCGCAATACATGAGGCGTACGGTTACTATAGATGTTCTATTACCGCTACTTTATTTAAAGGGAATATCTACTACAGATTTTGCTGATAGCTTTGAACCTATATTGGGTAGCAAGCCAAAGAACTTATCACCTAATGTAATATCCAGGCTAAAATCTGAGTGGTATGATCAATATTTGTTATGGCAAAGACGAGATTTAACAAAGAAGAAATATGTCTACTTCTGGGTTGATGGTATTTATTTACAGGCAAGAATGGAATCGGAGAAGAACTGTATTTTGGTAATAATTGGTGTTGATGAATACGGAAAAAAGGAATTGGTCGCTATAGATGATGGTTTTAGAGAAAGCAAGGAAAGCTGGCAAGGATTATTACTCGACATAAAAAGCAGAGGTCTGATACACTCTCCTGCCTTAGCTGTTGGAGATGGAGCACTTGGTTTTTGGGGAGCTCTGACAGAAGAATATCCTACTACGGTACATCAGCGCTGTTGGGTACATAAGACTTCTAATATTTTGAATAAGTTACCAAAATCTCAGCAAGCTAAAGCCAAGCAAATGATACATAATATTTATATGGCTAGTTCTAGAGAAGAAGCTGAATCCAGTTGGAAAAAATTTATCTTGGCTTATTCTGCTAAATATCCTAAGGCTACAGAATGCTTATTGAAAAATGAAAAAGAGTTATTAGCTTTTTACGATTTTCCAGGGGAGCACTGGATACATTTGCGGACAACTAATCCTATTGAATCTACCTTTGCTACGGTTAAGCATAGAACTAGAAAATCTAGGAATTGTTTTTCGAGAAATACTATTATTGCTGCTACCTATAAATTATTCCTTGAAGCAGAAAAAAGGTGGAAACCTTTACGAGGTAAAAACCGCATTGCCCAAGTTATTAATATGGAAAAATTTATAGATGGAATTCATGTAAGTGAAATTAGTAACGATAACTTAAATGAGAAAAAATATGTTGCCTAA
- a CDS encoding ankyrin and tpr repeat domain-containing protein, whose amino-acid sequence MDKGLKKHIDNVSILVSHVEAFLGHNLLVDKLTASHLKIRLGIYYFYIGNYAKARTLLEEVLSVYKDYYGPDHLQTSWVTTRLGNVYRNMGDYHKAKGLLEKALLVYEKHYGKKHNRTAWVFIYLGNIYRNIGDYAKAKEFLENGFRIYQNNYSNKHIETARVQAYLGSNDKNVGNFKRAQELLEQALVIYNEYYGSDHTQTAWVQARLGNLYGSIGNYDKARVLLEQELLSNVVYEKN is encoded by the coding sequence ATGGATAAAGGATTAAAGAAACACATCGATAATGTGTCTATACTAGTGTCACATGTTGAGGCTTTCTTAGGGCATAATCTCCTAGTAGATAAACTTACAGCTTCTCACCTCAAGATTAGGTTAGGGATTTATTATTTCTATATTGGTAATTATGCAAAAGCAAGAACCCTACTGGAGGAAGTGCTCTCTGTATATAAAGACTACTATGGACCAGATCATTTACAAACTTCATGGGTTACTACTCGTTTAGGTAATGTTTATAGAAATATGGGGGATTATCATAAAGCTAAGGGGCTCTTAGAGAAAGCTCTACTTGTATATGAGAAACATTATGGTAAGAAACATAACAGAACTGCTTGGGTCTTTATATATCTAGGAAATATTTACAGGAATATAGGAGATTATGCTAAGGCAAAAGAATTTTTAGAAAATGGATTTAGAATTTATCAGAATAATTATAGTAATAAGCATATTGAAACTGCACGTGTTCAAGCTTATTTAGGAAGTAATGATAAAAATGTAGGTAATTTTAAGCGAGCCCAAGAATTACTAGAGCAAGCTTTAGTTATTTATAACGAATATTATGGTTCTGATCATACTCAAACAGCTTGGGTTCAAGCGCGTTTAGGAAATCTTTATGGGAGCATAGGTAATTATGATAAAGCTCGAGTGCTATTAGAACAAGAGTTATTGTCAAATGTTGTGTATGAAAAAAATTAG
- a CDS encoding istB-like ATP-binding protein yields the protein MHNLQLDNLVQQLRLLGISDSLESRLRQARDATMSYEELLLMLFQDELDNRNQSSLQRRVTQAKFEETKTFEGFDLKRYSLKIRHAINDLMTAKFIKEKNHVIIMGPVGTGKTHLSQALGMLACQRNKKVKFIRSNELLNEFYRSRADFTYDAIFKRYTKVDLLILDDFGLKTLSAEQSSDLYDLIAAVHINASLIITTNRKIETWAEIFFDPVMANAALDRIVNNSYRVVLEGDSYRKNFTPKFKMEDDNMIQKS from the coding sequence ATGCATAACTTGCAACTTGATAATTTAGTACAGCAACTAAGGTTATTAGGTATATCCGATAGCTTGGAGAGTAGATTAAGACAAGCAAGGGATGCAACAATGTCATACGAAGAATTACTTTTAATGTTATTCCAGGACGAGTTGGATAATAGAAACCAAAGCTCTCTACAGAGAAGAGTTACCCAAGCAAAATTTGAAGAAACAAAAACATTTGAAGGCTTTGATTTAAAACGTTATTCACTGAAAATTAGACATGCAATTAATGATTTAATGACAGCAAAATTTATTAAGGAAAAGAATCACGTAATTATTATGGGACCGGTAGGTACCGGTAAAACGCACTTATCTCAAGCTCTTGGAATGTTGGCTTGCCAACGTAATAAAAAGGTAAAGTTTATAAGGAGCAACGAGTTGCTTAACGAATTTTACCGTTCTAGAGCTGATTTTACTTATGACGCTATTTTTAAGCGTTATACAAAAGTTGATTTATTGATCTTAGATGATTTTGGCCTAAAAACCTTATCAGCGGAACAATCATCTGATTTATATGATTTAATAGCGGCCGTGCATATAAATGCTAGTCTGATCATTACCACAAATAGGAAAATTGAAACATGGGCGGAAATATTTTTTGATCCTGTTATGGCTAACGCTGCTTTGGATAGAATAGTTAATAATTCGTATAGAGTAGTATTAGAGGGTGATTCTTACCGAAAAAACTTTACGCCAAAATTTAAAATGGAGGATGACAATATGATACAAAAAAGTTAG
- a CDS encoding integrase — protein sequence MDNLKAGVIKPDIYDPTLNETYSELSRFYGFTIDPTKVFKPEHKGKVERSIRIVREQLIAGKSYSNIIEANIEAIKWCKNEISHRVCTTTGSKPIDTFLLEEKECLLPIPSGIFDMPIWTRCRVQKDHHFVVKGNFYSVPTKYIGEEVSVRVGIKAVTAYYKHQIIKTHPRNYNKGQWITDEKDYPKSALYYLENNPEKCLSCAKDIGNSTHQVISRILASGGRISVRKVQGILRLSQTYGNDRLEAACLRAVSYDNYTYEAISNILKNKLDQYSIPNIEGGKVKNITANAYIRDPKEYSSDMEVNYA from the coding sequence TTGGATAATTTAAAAGCCGGGGTCATTAAACCTGATATTTATGACCCTACTTTAAATGAGACTTATTCAGAATTATCAAGGTTTTATGGTTTTACAATAGACCCGACTAAAGTTTTTAAGCCGGAGCATAAAGGCAAAGTGGAACGCTCTATTAGGATAGTTAGAGAGCAACTTATAGCCGGTAAATCATATAGCAATATTATAGAGGCGAATATTGAAGCTATCAAGTGGTGTAAAAATGAAATATCACATAGAGTATGTACTACAACAGGATCGAAGCCAATTGATACATTTTTATTGGAAGAAAAGGAATGTTTACTTCCTATACCTTCAGGTATTTTTGATATGCCGATTTGGACTAGATGCAGGGTACAAAAAGATCACCATTTTGTAGTCAAAGGTAATTTTTATTCGGTACCGACAAAATATATAGGAGAAGAAGTTAGTGTTCGAGTGGGGATAAAGGCTGTTACGGCTTACTATAAACATCAAATCATAAAAACCCATCCGAGGAATTATAATAAAGGTCAATGGATTACCGACGAAAAAGATTACCCAAAATCTGCTTTATATTATTTAGAGAATAACCCAGAGAAATGTTTAAGTTGTGCTAAAGATATAGGTAATTCTACACACCAGGTAATAAGTAGAATTCTTGCATCAGGCGGTAGAATATCTGTACGTAAAGTTCAAGGTATTTTAAGATTATCCCAGACATACGGTAATGACAGACTAGAAGCTGCATGTTTGCGAGCTGTGTCTTATGATAATTATACTTATGAGGCTATATCCAATATTTTAAAAAATAAACTGGATCAGTACTCTATTCCTAATATTGAAGGCGGTAAAGTAAAGAATATTACGGCTAATGCTTATATTAGAGATCCTAAAGAATATAGTTCTGATATGGAGGTCAATTATGCATAA
- a CDS encoding integrase — MIDNNCRNLSIARQCDLLLINKSTYYYKAKGITTRDLEIMKVIDEIYTEHPYFGARRMSRHLVPFGIVIGRKAVSRYYGIMAIEAIYPKMNLSKRNQAHKVYPYLLKGVEITKTNQVWSTDITYIRMAQGFVYLVAIIDWFSRYILSWKVSISLESDFCIDALEEALEKHGQPEVFNTDQGSQFTSKNFIHELVKREIKISMDGKGRALDNVFIERFWRSLKQEKIYLIILNTVKEVKNAITDYITFYNSKRMHQSLEYLTPEQVYLTKIRVMMESCVWR, encoded by the coding sequence ATGATTGATAATAATTGTAGAAATCTAAGCATTGCTAGGCAATGCGATCTACTTTTAATTAATAAATCTACTTATTATTACAAGGCAAAAGGAATAACTACAAGAGACTTAGAAATAATGAAAGTAATTGATGAAATCTACACAGAGCATCCGTATTTCGGGGCCAGAAGAATGTCCAGGCATCTTGTACCGTTTGGAATTGTTATCGGTCGCAAAGCGGTAAGTCGTTATTACGGAATAATGGCAATAGAAGCCATTTATCCTAAAATGAATTTAAGCAAGCGCAACCAAGCTCATAAGGTATATCCTTATCTTTTAAAAGGCGTTGAAATTACTAAGACAAATCAGGTATGGAGCACCGATATAACTTATATTAGAATGGCACAAGGATTTGTATATCTAGTAGCCATTATTGATTGGTTTAGCCGTTATATTCTGAGCTGGAAGGTTTCAATTAGCTTAGAAAGTGATTTTTGCATCGACGCACTAGAAGAAGCCCTAGAAAAGCACGGTCAACCTGAGGTTTTTAATACCGATCAAGGTTCTCAATTTACGTCAAAAAATTTCATCCACGAACTTGTTAAACGTGAAATCAAGATTAGCATGGACGGTAAAGGTAGGGCTTTAGATAATGTATTTATTGAAAGATTTTGGCGTTCATTAAAACAAGAAAAAATATATTTGATAATTTTAAATACTGTCAAGGAGGTAAAAAATGCTATAACAGATTACATAACTTTTTATAATAGTAAAAGGATGCACCAATCCTTGGAATATTTAACTCCAGAACAGGTGTATTTAACAAAAATTAGAGTTATGATGGAAAGTTGTGTATGGAGGTGA
- a CDS encoding transposase gives MSKKAKQYSATEKTKIVIEAIKAEMTIAQISSKYGVHATQIQAWKKRGIENLVSGFQVKPATKDPDNQDLIKQLYEQIGQLSVERDWLKKKSTLFGLGN, from the coding sequence ATGTCTAAAAAAGCGAAGCAATATAGTGCGACGGAAAAAACAAAAATTGTTATAGAAGCAATAAAAGCTGAAATGACAATAGCACAAATAAGCAGTAAGTACGGGGTTCATGCAACTCAAATACAAGCATGGAAAAAAAGAGGTATAGAAAATTTAGTTAGTGGTTTTCAAGTTAAGCCGGCAACAAAAGATCCAGACAATCAAGATTTGATAAAACAATTATATGAACAAATAGGACAGTTAAGCGTTGAGCGTGACTGGCTGAAAAAAAAATCTACATTGTTTGGACTTGGAAACTAG
- a CDS encoding integrase — protein MGTIIELAKALGKATIERDWALGKLNGLDIANKRDLVDSKLKELSMARQCELLKINRSMLYYQPQIMSLYNKKIMDRIDEIYTDNPEYGYRFIYKSLLEEGLNIGRDRTLKYMGIMGIEAIYPKKKKSISMQNKDHKIYPYLLEPYWQIYNGSRSVYVPRSNEVWSGDITYIRTPIGFMYMAAIIDWHSKAILSYKLSNSMDASLVTSILEDALSKYPPPLIFNSDQGSQYTGSEHIKILEKYGIQISMNGKGRSIDNIVMERFFKTLKYNCIFINEFNNISELREGINIYVDKYNNRRFHSSIGYKKPMDVYLNALQNAA, from the coding sequence TTGGGTACCATTATAGAATTAGCAAAAGCTCTGGGGAAGGCTACAATAGAGAGGGACTGGGCGTTGGGAAAGCTAAACGGCTTGGATATAGCAAATAAACGAGATCTTGTCGATTCCAAGCTGAAAGAATTATCAATGGCAAGACAATGCGAATTATTGAAGATAAATAGATCTATGCTTTATTATCAGCCCCAAATAATGAGCTTATACAACAAAAAGATTATGGATAGAATAGATGAAATATATACAGATAATCCAGAGTATGGTTATCGTTTTATTTATAAATCTTTATTAGAGGAAGGATTAAATATTGGTAGAGATCGTACTCTCAAATACATGGGTATTATGGGTATAGAGGCTATTTATCCAAAGAAAAAGAAATCTATCTCTATGCAGAATAAAGATCATAAGATATATCCATATCTCCTTGAGCCTTATTGGCAAATATATAACGGTAGTCGGTCTGTATACGTACCAAGATCAAATGAAGTATGGAGCGGGGATATAACATACATTAGAACCCCGATAGGCTTTATGTATATGGCAGCAATTATAGATTGGCACAGTAAAGCTATATTGAGTTATAAACTGTCAAATTCAATGGATGCAAGCCTTGTAACGAGTATTTTAGAAGACGCTCTTAGTAAGTACCCACCTCCGCTGATATTCAATAGTGATCAAGGTAGTCAGTATACCGGCTCAGAACATATAAAAATACTCGAGAAATACGGTATACAAATCTCTATGAACGGTAAAGGCAGAAGCATCGATAACATTGTTATGGAGAGATTTTTTAAGACTCTAAAATATAATTGTATATTTATAAATGAATTTAACAATATCTCAGAACTTAGGGAGGGGATTAACATATATGTAGATAAATATAATAATAGAAGATTTCATTCTAGTATTGGTTATAAAAAACCTATGGATGTTTATCTCAATGCATTACAAAATGCAGCATGA
- a CDS encoding hemolysin gives MPEKSDIEEPPETIYSLKHQINNFFNKLFNRPKALPVEANLIQPNIIIQNFESFAEKIVEDIMIPRSDIIAVSCEASLEDISKTIIKYGHTRTLVYKENLDNVIGFLHIKDLFEVIAKSKKYNLKKLMRKHIVSPHSMTLIDLLKQMQIHRTHIAVVVDEYGGTDGIVTIEDVIEAIIGRINDEHDEGLEAENIEIIKPGLMIVNARMEIEELEKILDVTLRKEEGEFDTIGGLVLATIGTVPEKGEVIALTEEVTVEILDSTPRAIKQLKVMCNKKYD, from the coding sequence ATGCCAGAAAAATCAGACATAGAAGAGCCTCCCGAAACAATTTACTCCCTAAAACATCAAATCAACAATTTTTTTAATAAACTCTTTAATAGGCCAAAGGCTTTACCTGTTGAGGCTAACTTAATCCAACCGAACATTATTATCCAAAACTTTGAGAGTTTTGCTGAAAAAATTGTTGAAGACATAATGATACCAAGATCGGATATAATTGCAGTAAGTTGTGAGGCCTCACTTGAGGATATAAGTAAAACAATTATTAAATACGGCCATACCAGAACATTGGTATATAAAGAGAACCTAGATAACGTTATTGGGTTTTTACATATTAAAGACTTATTTGAGGTTATTGCTAAATCAAAGAAATATAATCTAAAAAAATTAATGAGGAAACATATAGTATCACCTCATTCGATGACTCTAATTGACCTTTTAAAACAGATGCAGATACACCGCACGCATATTGCAGTGGTAGTTGATGAGTATGGAGGAACGGACGGTATTGTAACAATTGAAGACGTTATCGAAGCAATAATAGGTAGAATTAATGATGAACATGATGAAGGCCTAGAGGCCGAAAATATAGAAATCATTAAACCCGGGCTGATGATTGTTAATGCTAGAATGGAAATAGAAGAATTAGAAAAAATACTTGATGTTACTTTAAGGAAAGAAGAAGGTGAATTCGATACGATCGGAGGCCTCGTGCTTGCTACAATTGGAACTGTTCCAGAGAAGGGTGAAGTAATAGCTCTTACTGAAGAAGTAACAGTAGAAATACTAGATTCTACTCCAAGAGCTATTAAACAACTAAAAGTTATGTGTAATAAAAAATATGACTAG
- a CDS encoding 16S rRNA maturation RNase YbeY, with translation MKFTIEIAQDNDEWDSYKEINPKLFEEILEEVLKNYPNFSKVQNIELSILLTNDKRIKKLNQEFRNENSATNVLSFPDLDIDFSQILEFKPDLDYIYLGDIAFAFETISEEVKKKNILFLNHFKHLLVHSTLHLLGYDHMNDTEAEIMQDIEVKILKKLSIPSPYL, from the coding sequence ATGAAATTTACTATAGAAATTGCCCAGGATAATGATGAGTGGGATTCATATAAAGAAATAAACCCCAAATTATTTGAAGAAATTTTAGAGGAAGTCCTAAAAAATTATCCTAACTTTAGTAAAGTCCAGAATATAGAATTATCAATACTGCTTACTAACGACAAACGAATTAAAAAATTGAACCAGGAATTTAGAAATGAAAATAGCGCTACCAACGTTCTATCTTTTCCAGATTTAGATATAGATTTTAGCCAAATACTTGAATTTAAACCAGACCTAGATTATATATATCTAGGTGACATAGCGTTTGCTTTTGAAACAATTTCTGAGGAAGTAAAGAAAAAAAACATTCTGTTTTTGAATCATTTTAAGCATTTGTTAGTACATTCAACCTTACACTTACTTGGTTATGATCATATGAACGATACAGAAGCTGAAATAATGCAAGATATAGAAGTTAAAATTTTAAAAAAACTCTCAATTCCTTCACCTTACTTATAA
- a CDS encoding ribulose-phosphate 3-epimerase, protein MVKIAPSILSADFANLGQDIEKLEKAGADLIHIDVMDGLFVPNLTFGPPVISQIRNYTKLPFDVHLMINSPENSIFQYIEAGANYITIHPESTIHLDRTVDLIKNTGIKVGIALLPTTNPDILEYVLEKIDLVLIMTVNPGFGGQKFIANQLPKIQKVHNLVGNRNIMIAVDGGINQDTASLCRQQGANLLISGSYIFNGDYKENIDNLRG, encoded by the coding sequence ATGGTTAAAATAGCACCCTCAATATTATCTGCTGATTTTGCTAATTTAGGGCAGGATATTGAGAAACTTGAGAAAGCTGGGGCAGATTTAATTCATATTGACGTGATGGACGGCTTGTTTGTTCCCAATCTAACTTTTGGCCCACCTGTCATCTCCCAAATCAGGAATTATACAAAACTTCCGTTTGATGTACATCTTATGATAAACTCTCCAGAAAATTCTATCTTCCAATATATAGAGGCCGGAGCTAATTATATTACTATTCACCCTGAATCTACTATCCATTTAGATAGAACAGTTGATTTAATCAAAAACACCGGAATTAAAGTAGGAATAGCCTTACTGCCAACAACAAATCCTGATATTTTAGAATATGTTTTAGAAAAAATTGATTTGGTTCTAATAATGACTGTTAATCCTGGTTTTGGGGGGCAGAAATTTATAGCAAATCAACTCCCTAAAATCCAAAAAGTCCATAATTTAGTAGGAAACAGAAATATTATGATCGCAGTAGACGGAGGTATTAATCAGGATACAGCAAGCTTATGCCGCCAGCAAGGTGCTAATTTGTTAATATCCGGCAGCTATATTTTCAACGGTGATTATAAAGAAAATATTGATAACCTAAGGGGATGA
- a CDS encoding universal stress protein UspA has protein sequence MYKNIIVPIDLSDKQSIKAIFPAAINLAKAFGSELHLVHIIPDFGTKLVEDYLPKNWINDQKAKYNKQLQDLVSLYIPEEIMVKCYIGRGAIYDEVINYSNKVNADLIILSAVRPQLRDYMLGPNASKIVRHSSVSVLVVRED, from the coding sequence ATGTACAAAAATATAATTGTTCCAATAGATTTATCAGATAAACAGTCCATAAAGGCCATTTTTCCTGCTGCTATTAATCTTGCTAAGGCCTTCGGTTCTGAATTACACCTTGTACACATAATCCCTGATTTTGGAACGAAATTGGTAGAAGATTATTTGCCAAAAAATTGGATAAATGATCAAAAAGCAAAATATAATAAACAATTACAGGATTTAGTAAGCCTCTATATTCCTGAAGAAATTATGGTAAAATGCTATATTGGCCGTGGAGCTATATATGATGAAGTAATAAATTACTCAAATAAAGTCAACGCTGATTTAATTATCTTATCCGCTGTTCGTCCGCAGTTGCGTGATTATATGCTTGGTCCAAATGCCTCCAAAATTGTTAGACATTCATCTGTTTCTGTATTAGTAGTACGTGAGGATTAG
- a CDS encoding C4-dicarboxylate ABC transporter substrate-binding protein encodes MPKFKLLGYWFVCSVFTVIFPVNATFAEGIENKKTVKIAAGSVLEGYYFIGLRLCRYITESNNGIRCEVVPTTGSLENIDLLRKGEVDFAFTQAELAVDAYEGKGYFNNAAPFSNMIQLLRLHDEAFTIIAKDKDKIFVFGDLDGKKISNGPKNSDSTIAYNILASHYKFKKQPEDIEIPHEEYANQFCSGKVDAIILMTGHPNSLVNHITHSCESDFVSIEKDKIDMLVEQNQAFKKYIIDEKGYPGINKSENTFAVSAIFITTNSVPKKLISNLTQYLKKRMDQFKLSYPLLYDLENDHFTSGFVLPGFEHK; translated from the coding sequence ATGCCAAAATTTAAACTTCTTGGGTACTGGTTTGTTTGTTCTGTTTTTACTGTTATATTTCCTGTTAATGCTACGTTTGCAGAAGGTATTGAAAATAAAAAAACAGTTAAGATCGCTGCTGGTAGTGTCCTGGAGGGGTATTATTTTATCGGTCTGAGGTTATGCAGATATATAACTGAATCTAATAATGGTATACGTTGTGAAGTAGTACCAACGACCGGTAGTTTAGAGAATATAGACCTTTTGCGAAAAGGAGAAGTGGATTTTGCTTTTACGCAAGCAGAACTTGCGGTAGATGCTTATGAAGGGAAGGGGTATTTTAATAATGCAGCACCATTTTCCAATATGATTCAGCTGCTTAGGCTTCATGATGAAGCATTTACTATAATCGCTAAGGATAAAGATAAAATTTTTGTTTTTGGAGATTTAGATGGAAAGAAAATATCAAATGGGCCTAAAAATTCAGATAGCACTATAGCGTATAATATTCTTGCTTCTCATTATAAATTTAAAAAGCAACCAGAAGATATAGAGATACCTCATGAAGAGTATGCAAACCAATTTTGCAGCGGAAAGGTGGATGCAATAATTTTAATGACCGGTCATCCTAATTCTTTAGTAAATCATATTACTCACTCGTGTGAATCTGATTTTGTTAGTATAGAAAAGGATAAAATTGATATGTTAGTTGAACAAAACCAAGCTTTTAAAAAGTATATAATTGACGAAAAAGGATATCCAGGCATAAACAAAAGCGAGAATACATTTGCTGTATCTGCTATTTTCATCACAACTAATTCAGTACCAAAAAAACTTATTTCTAATTTAACGCAGTATTTAAAAAAGAGAATGGATCAGTTCAAATTATCCTACCCTTTGTTGTATGATTTAGAAAATGATCATTTTACATCCGGATTTGTTTTGCCCGGATTTGAGCATAAATAA